One stretch of Juglans microcarpa x Juglans regia isolate MS1-56 chromosome 3D, Jm3101_v1.0, whole genome shotgun sequence DNA includes these proteins:
- the LOC121256602 gene encoding tobamovirus multiplication protein 3: MGRSSSIGLLLPTAVAAYELQDASNWWERINRSPVWQDRIFHVLAALYGVVAAVALVQLIRIQLRVPEYGWTTQKVFHFLNFLVNGVRSLVFIFRRELQKIQPEIVQHVLLDMPSLAFFTTYALLVLFWAEIYYQARAASTDGLRPSFITINAVVYAVQIALWLILWWKPVRVVVILSKMFFAGVSLFAALGFLVYGGRLFLMLQRFPVESKGRRKKLQEVGYVTTICFSCFLVRCVMMCLSAFDKAADLDVLDHPVLNLIYYLLVEILPSCLVLFILRKLPPKRGITQYHPIR; this comes from the exons ATGGGTCGCAGCAGTAGTATCGGCTTATTATTACCGACGGCAGTGGCGGCGTATGAACTCCAAGACGCCTCCAATTGGTGGGAACGAATTAACCGGTCTCCGGTCTGGCAGGATCGCATCTTTCACGTCCTCGCGGCTCTCTACGGTGTTGTCGCCGCCGTAGCTCTG GTTCAACTGATTCGGATACAATTGAGAGTGCCAGAATATGGATGGACCACGCAGAAGGTCTTCCACTTCCTTAATTTCTTGGTGAATGGGG TTCGATCATTAGTTTTTATCTTTCGTCGGGAGCTGCAGAAGATACAACCTGAG ATTGTCCAACATGTCTTGCTTGATATGCCAAGTCTTGCTTTCTTCACGACATATGCGCTTTTGGTCCTTTTCTGGGCAGAGATTTATTACCAG GCACGTGCTGCATCTACTGATGGACTGAGACCAAGTTTCATTACGATTAATGCAGTAGTTTATGCTGTTCAG ATTGCTTTGTGGTTGATACTATGGTGGAAGCCTGTACGAGTGGTGGTCATCCTATCTAAAATGTTCTTTGCAG GTGTCTCTTTGTTTGCAGCCCTTGGATTTCTTGTCTATGGTGGAAG ACTCTTCTTGATGTTGCAGCGCTTCCCAGTAGAATCCAAAGGACGGCGTAAGAAGCTGCAAGAG GTCGGCTATGTAACCACCATATGTTTTTCATGTTTCCTTGTGAGATGCGTTATG ATGTGTTTGAGTGCATTTGATAAAGCAGCAGACCTTGATGTTTTGGATCATCCTGTTctcaatttaatatattacCTG TTGGTGGAGATATTACCTTCTTGTTTGGTCCTCTTCATTTTAAGGAAGCTGCCTCCAAAACGTGGGATCACACAGTATCACCCTATTCGCTGA